One region of Spirochaetota bacterium genomic DNA includes:
- a CDS encoding diguanylate cyclase, which translates to MDIHAIERLLNSNKDILIQTNDLNELLKVVKRKLDYPYVLKQNLYPLSPFSNFLIENFDEAIFEEIKVSYSQDISDYFLRLINNQYCDVLDFFDEYFDLNEFFVKRNELYTLLSDYFIRLANKININPIVVCVEESCLFKATKSILKRIFKSKNRPRLIIVEKMFVGNQVEDYSSKIEKHTILFGSNNLKQTKNVKFNRKLFTKYYRWMCWEVCEEISNRMIKNYPDLVKDENLILRVSLSLVGSNKLDEAIDYLVDFIETVKDKRNFLKMSRLNRMLAYLYAVSQSRWELASNIAKKAYELAVMSGDTREIILAKSLLFFLGLLIGDELVELFYYLKDNEESFKKLYHYMSNFYYLYISIRDKVGISEVLEISKSSEKYLLDVRDNYKLLMHHHFVANVLVELGDFDGAIRHDLEAIRLGNKVDAPNISHIYNSLCHIYYTTGRFDKALDFGVLALKESIRENDIKEICMTLVNLAYIYMINNNYSLANEILELLMIIMSSANIQKLPIHSNVKLWVMDMYIKRGMGESSVFYGRILSVKDEEMKFLSNEDLAFYYWGLSMVTVDVKSKIEYLKKSLDFISRNEFKYVEVKILKDLIGVLQSNGMLEEAKDLENKFLKIRENNELYGKLLRTDSKVFKLKRLKFPKEVLVERARHHYQLVKLQSHKNELKFLNKIQEVLIKENNEEKLLTRITNIIRNSFLVEKVILVDVDKSKIISTHELSSYEESLINKIRTDGSLAKDILPYENKCIIPLLFTDGSVKAYLILVSSDQGHFLDEEQISILRICALLVSSKLEIFKNIENIERLAKIDSLTGVGNRVEIDNILINELERCRRVANYCFSIAIIDLDNFKYYNDTFGHIVGDMIIREFAKRLKSYVRKIDFVGRFGGDEFIVIMPHTNREQALNAVKRWFKLFETPFYNVVIQTDKSQAVVSCDKSLSMSVGVSDIIEANYDIERMFVLADQRMYISKRSSNKIN; encoded by the coding sequence ATGGATATTCATGCAATAGAGAGACTGTTAAATTCAAATAAGGATATACTAATCCAGACGAATGACTTAAACGAGTTGCTGAAGGTAGTGAAGAGAAAATTAGATTATCCTTATGTTCTTAAACAAAATCTTTATCCACTCAGTCCATTTTCAAACTTTCTGATTGAGAATTTTGATGAAGCGATATTTGAGGAAATAAAGGTTAGTTATAGTCAGGATATATCTGACTATTTTTTGCGTTTGATAAATAACCAGTATTGTGATGTTCTAGATTTCTTTGATGAGTATTTTGACCTTAACGAATTCTTCGTCAAGAGAAATGAACTTTACACGCTTTTGAGTGATTACTTCATAAGGCTAGCAAACAAAATTAATATTAACCCTATAGTAGTTTGTGTTGAAGAATCATGTCTTTTCAAGGCAACAAAGAGCATATTGAAGCGTATATTTAAATCAAAAAATAGACCTAGATTAATAATTGTTGAGAAAATGTTCGTTGGTAATCAAGTTGAGGATTATTCTAGCAAGATTGAAAAGCATACAATACTGTTTGGCTCAAATAACTTAAAACAGACTAAAAATGTTAAGTTTAACAGAAAGTTATTCACAAAATACTACAGATGGATGTGTTGGGAGGTATGTGAAGAAATATCCAACAGGATGATAAAAAACTATCCTGATTTAGTGAAAGATGAAAACTTAATACTCAGAGTATCCTTATCTTTGGTAGGTAGTAATAAATTAGATGAGGCAATTGATTATCTAGTTGATTTTATTGAAACAGTTAAGGATAAGAGAAATTTCTTGAAGATGTCAAGGTTGAATAGAATGCTTGCTTATCTTTATGCTGTCTCACAGTCTAGGTGGGAACTTGCTAGCAACATTGCGAAGAAGGCTTATGAACTTGCTGTAATGTCGGGAGACACAAGAGAAATAATATTAGCCAAATCTCTTCTGTTCTTTTTGGGATTGTTGATTGGTGATGAACTCGTAGAATTGTTTTACTACCTGAAGGATAATGAAGAAAGTTTCAAGAAACTATACCACTATATGTCCAATTTTTACTACTTGTATATATCTATAAGAGATAAGGTTGGGATAAGTGAAGTTTTGGAGATATCTAAATCATCTGAGAAGTATCTTTTGGATGTGAGAGATAATTATAAGTTGTTGATGCATCACCATTTTGTAGCAAATGTTCTTGTTGAACTTGGAGACTTTGATGGTGCTATAAGACATGACCTTGAAGCAATTAGGTTGGGTAATAAGGTTGATGCTCCTAATATATCGCATATATACAATAGTTTATGTCATATATACTACACAACAGGTAGGTTTGATAAGGCTTTAGACTTTGGTGTTTTGGCGTTAAAGGAAAGTATCAGAGAAAATGACATAAAAGAAATATGTATGACATTAGTTAATCTAGCGTATATCTATATGATAAACAACAACTACAGTCTTGCGAATGAAATCCTAGAACTGCTTATGATAATAATGTCTAGTGCGAATATTCAGAAACTTCCTATACATTCCAATGTCAAACTTTGGGTTATGGATATGTATATAAAGAGGGGTATGGGTGAATCATCTGTGTTTTATGGTAGAATTCTATCTGTAAAAGATGAAGAGATGAAATTTTTGTCTAATGAAGACCTAGCATTCTACTACTGGGGATTATCAATGGTTACTGTTGATGTTAAAAGTAAGATTGAGTATCTTAAGAAATCATTGGATTTTATATCTAGAAATGAGTTTAAGTATGTAGAAGTTAAAATACTTAAGGATCTTATCGGAGTGCTTCAAAGCAATGGAATGCTTGAGGAAGCAAAAGATCTTGAAAATAAGTTTTTGAAGATAAGAGAGAATAATGAACTTTATGGAAAACTTCTCAGAACCGACTCCAAGGTTTTTAAATTGAAGCGTTTAAAGTTTCCTAAAGAGGTATTGGTAGAACGTGCAAGACACCATTACCAACTTGTGAAACTACAAAGCCACAAGAATGAGCTTAAATTTCTAAACAAAATTCAGGAGGTATTGATAAAAGAAAACAATGAAGAAAAGCTTTTAACTAGGATTACCAATATAATAAGAAACTCATTTCTTGTTGAAAAGGTAATATTGGTTGATGTTGATAAATCAAAGATAATATCTACTCATGAATTGTCTTCTTATGAAGAATCTCTTATAAACAAGATACGAACAGATGGCTCGTTAGCAAAGGATATTCTGCCTTACGAGAATAAGTGTATTATACCATTGTTATTTACTGATGGAAGTGTCAAAGCGTACCTTATACTTGTCAGTAGTGATCAGGGTCATTTTCTAGATGAAGAACAGATTTCTATACTGAGGATTTGTGCTTTGTTGGTATCAAGTAAATTAGAGATATTTAAGAATATTGAGAATATAGAGAGGCTTGCGAAGATTGACTCTCTAACGGGTGTGGGGAATAGGGTTGAAATAGACAATATTTTGATAAATGAACTAGAGAGATGTAGGAGAGTAGCTAATTACTGTTTCAGTATTGCTATTATTGATCTAGACAATTTTAAGTATTATAACGATACCTTTGGACATATAGTTGGTGATATGATAATAAGAGAATTTGCTAAGAGGTTGAAAAGTTATGTTAGGAAGATAGATTTTGTTGGTAGGTTTGGAGGAGATGAGTTTATAGTTATAATGCCACATACTAACAGGGAGCAGGCACTGAACGCTGTCAAGAGATGGTTTAAGTTGTTTGAGACTCCATTCTACAATGTAGTGATACAGACAGATAAATCTCAAGCAGTTGTTTCTTGTGATAAGTCATTATCAATGTCTGTTGGTGTTAGCGATATAATAGAAGCGAATTATGATATAGAGAGAATGTTTGTTTTAGCGGATCAGAGGATGTATATCTCCAAGAGGTCTTCTAACAAAATTAACTAG